One genomic window of Quercus robur chromosome 6, dhQueRobu3.1, whole genome shotgun sequence includes the following:
- the LOC126688885 gene encoding prefoldin subunit 3, which yields MASSSATTIASPSSSGSGITERRGIPGAQFVEDVQTYLNQLGLDVTSALAVLQERLQQYKLVEMKLLAQQRDLQAKIPDIEKCLDVVATLQAKKGTGEALVADFEVAEGIYSRASIEDSDSVCLWLGANVMLEYSCEEATALLQKNLDNAKASLEVLVADLQFLRDQVTITQVTIARVFNWDVHQRRMRQSPAVKDS from the exons ATGGCTTCGTCATCGGCAACAACAATAGCATCACCGTCATCGTCAGGTTCAGGAATCACAGAGCGACGAGGAATCCCTGGAGCTCAATTCGTAGAAGACGTTCAAACCTATCTCAATCAATTAGGTCTCGATGTTACCTCTGCTCTCGCTGTTCTCCAagaaag ACTTCAGCAATATAAGTTGGTTGAGATGAAACTTCTTGCTCAGCAAAGGGATCTTCAG GCAAAGATCCCTGACATTGAAAAGTGCTTAGATGTTGTTGCAACTTTGCAAGCTAAGAAGGGCACTGGTGAG GCACTTGTTGCTGATTTTGAAGTAGCTGAAGGCATATACTCCCGGGCTAGCATTGAGGATAGTGACTCAGTATGTTTATGGCTGGGAGCAAACGTCATGTTAGAGTATTCATGTGAAGAG GCTACTGCTCTtctgcaaaaaaatttagataatgcTAAAGCAAGTTTAGAAGTTCTTGTTGCTGATCTACAATTCTTGAGGGATCAAGTGACAATAACTCAG GTCACCATTGCTCGTGTTTTTAACTGGGATGTGCATCAGCGCAGAATGCGACAATCTCCTGCTGTTAAAGACTCGTAA